The Drosophila teissieri strain GT53w chromosome X, Prin_Dtei_1.1, whole genome shotgun sequence genome has a segment encoding these proteins:
- the LOC122623955 gene encoding zinc finger A20 and AN1 domain-containing stress-associated protein 2 — translation MGSAGVPHTIIWCGSDAGLQPPRSIQLHGQSHHLEQQDQEQHHRGDVQQQQQQKQQDQAPAEEQDSKAVNGKDGVPNQDTSAGSSQDQDGDQAQDSTKKRCDKCGKKLGLTGGFPCRCGGTYCAVHRYSDRHECNFDYREMGANEIRRDNPVVVASKLRKL, via the coding sequence ATGGGAAGCGCAGGCGTACCGCATACCATCATCTGGTGCGGCAGTGATGCGGGCCTCCAGCCGCCAAGATCCATCCAGCTGCATGGGCAGAGCCACCacctggagcagcaggatcaggaacAGCACCACCGGGGggatgtgcagcagcagcagcagcaaaagcagcaggatcaggcgcCGGCGGAAGAGCAGGATTCGAAGGCGGTGAACGGCAAGGATGGTGTTCCCAATCAGGACACGTCAGCCGGTTCCAGCCAGGATCAGGATGGGGATCAGGCCCAGGATTCCACCAAGAAGCGCTGCGACAAGTGCGGCAAGAAACTCGGTCTCACCGGCGGTTTTCCCTGTCGTTGTGGTGGCACCTATTGCGCCGTCCACCGCTACAGTGACCGCCATGAATGCAATTTCGACTATCGCGAGATGGGCGCCAACGAAATCCGGCGTGATAATCCCGTCGTCGTCGCCAGCAAACTCCGAAAGCTCTAG
- the LOC122623954 gene encoding uncharacterized protein LOC122623954, with translation MGVMRRSRIWLLRLLLLLLLLLLLEVTPPALPVPMRSSQSLALLRARDQCGRELSADQRLQLDRMQYEDAPHVRHYLHCFWSRLQLWLDESGFQAQRIVQSFGGERRLNVEQALPAINGCNAKTSSRGLRSQAVVDWCFRAFVCVLSTPVGEWYKRHMSDVINGNA, from the exons ATGGGAGTGATGCGGAGATCGCGGATCTGGTTGCTCAGG ctgctgctgctgctcctgctgctcctgctgctggaagTGACGCCTCCTGCTCTTCCGGTTCCCATGCGATCCTCCCAGTCGCTGGCCCTTCTGCGAGCTCGTGATCAGTGCGGCAGGGAGCTGAGTGCCGACCAGCGTCTGCAGCTGGACAGGATGCAGTACGAGGATGCACCCCATGTGCGCCACTATCTGCATTGCTTCTGGTCGCGGCTGCAACTCTGGCTGGATGAGTCCGGATTCCAGGCGCAGCGCATCGTCCAGAGCTTCGGGGGCGAGAGACGCCTCAATGTGGAGCAGGCACTGCCCGCCATCAACGGGTGCAATGCGAAAACGAGCTCTAGAGGATTGCGATCGCAGGCGGTGGTCGACTGGTGTTTCCGGGCCTTTGTCTGCGTGCTGTCCACTCCAGTGGGTGAGTGGTACAAGCGCCACATGTCCGATGTCATCAATGGGAATGCCTAG